The nucleotide window tacatTTGAAAGGGAACAAAAATTTTGGatcattatttaataaaaattttacattattcaaaaatccaatttatttatcttcaacagttatatatttatttttttatatcataatttttcggaaattataaaaaaaaaataatttttatttaatactttaatACAAAAGGAACTTTTTcgtacatttaaaatttttgggaaattgagtttcatttattttgcaccgttaaaaaactgcatgaacctggaaatggtaacaagtttctggcatatcaatagatacatcatTATCAATATATACATCAGAGCAGaatatcaaaaaactaaaaacaaaatatgtacattagaaattgaaatgtttgtcaataaatagtttttctgcttttttactaggAGATGTACTCCATATTGTGAATACCgttagtatttaaaaaaatagttcatgtCAGCTGCTCACGACCAAATTGccatacttttttaatttaaaccagAGATGTTAAGTTTTATCACTTTCTAGGACAGCTGTCTTGTTAGAAAGAGTTAGAGATATGCAACTGATGCTTGAAATTACCAAAGAATAAGTGAGAAATCTATTGTTACATTATTCCTCACAAAAGttgcaaatttttctttttctactTCTTCCAACGAACTACGAAAAGGAGAACGTAATTTCTCGTCGTGtgtgaattttaattaaaatttttaacaaattttaataaaaactcaatAGTTTATATTTGTCATATATTATTTAGCATCTaaattacaacaataataatataaacaaagaaATTCGCCAAACAAATGCAACAGAAAGCGATTGTGATTAAACAGttcaacataaaataaaaccacaaagagaataaagaaaaaaacgaaTACTCCCAATTGGacttgaaaaaatacaaaaaaaagaagcagTCAAAGTAGAAAGAAGGAAAAAGCAGTAGAAACACTCAAAAAGCCAGTAATAGCTGTAATATAACCAAATTTATGATTGGGGCTAATAACGTAGcggctaaaaataaataaaatatattttcacatattttaacCACCTCTCTACCGTTTAACAGattgtaaaaaattaagaaaaatctgCATAAATTGTGTAAATAGTTTGCTTGAAAAAATACTGAGTCTACTAAGGAAATAACAAAACGCAAGTGATAAATTGATGGcaaaatattttggtttataataaaatatatgcaataaccaaaaaatattttagatctGCATAAAACACCATTCATCAATTTATCTATCCATCACCGTCGTCTTTAATTGGTGAAGATGGCGTTGGACATGGGTATTCAAGTGAATGGCAGCAATGCGCTGACATCATCCTTTACTGCTAAGAAAAAGGATGCTGGAAATGCTGAGAAAGAAAATCTTTGGTAAGTAATATTATAAGTGCAAAAATAGCAATcaaaattcaatgttaaaagGATAATTGTATGTGcgaaaaaatattactcatcttagaattaaaaatataccTGTTTCTCTTTtttcacattatttttttatattctctgCCTTGTATTTTACATTTACGATTGCATTATGACCGATCATAAGTGTGGGTGTATATTTATAGCAGGTCCATTTTGATAAAATCTTATTGCAATTTACACAAAAAGTGCCAAATTCTAACCCCAAAAAACTCTAGTTTAACTTTACGCTTTAGGTTTCTTTCATCAATACGTTCATTTACTTTTCTATCTCCCCCTCCAAATAAGATATGTATTTCTTtaatgtagttgttgttgttttagttaattttttttttattcactttGGCTAATACAACTCACAATTTATTTAACTGCTGCTGTTACTCGTAGTTATAGTGGGGTTTGTTACGATGTGTCATCATCACCGTATGTATAGAGCTGGCTGACgtttatacttttttgtttgcaaatattttctcttatatttttttttttatttttgaattaatttgtcTTCTTCAGTACGGCCAtgggaaattgtttttaatttttgatctcCTTATTTTAATTaggtttctttttttgtttttacacatttctgcatatttacaataatttgtataatatttgaaCACACTACATAAATATACTTGTCAATAAGTTTGTTCACTTCAACTGAGATTTGAGCTAAAATATGGTTTATTATTATCAAATATTGATAAGAATAAATGCAAATTGTAGCTATTTGCTTTTTTGCAAGCTTTAAATGTGCTAATTTTTACTCGTTGgcattaataaaatgtaatgatATTTTAGAATTAGTAAATATACTTTGAACCTAAAAATTCCGCTTGAAGCCATAAAGATATATTAATATTCACGTAAATTTcactataaaaactaaaattcacaAATTCAAGTAAATCAAGTCGTGTATTGGTATTTGAACCCAACAAAAGTCGTTAGGATTCAAATATATATGTTCGTGTTGAAAATTCGGCAGATTCAAGAAAttgtaaagaatatttttattgatacctattaattttgtttgtaatatgTATTGATAAGCGAATACAAATCTTTTAACTTTTCAGCAATTGCTTTATGtgtatttttaaagaatatttattgTACATTTCACGCATCTtcgagataattttttttttattttttcattcatttcaatacatattattttcaatatacatatattcaatgcaatatttttgtaataaaagaaatttaacaaattctGCTAAAAAAAAACCTGAAGATAATTAAAAGGAAGTGTTACAAAATGTATCTAGATATTTGTaggtttaaaaaagtaatacatTCTTACCCctgtattcataaaaaaaattaaaatttaaacaaagttttaaagcaaaattttcatacaaaatttaattttaaaacgttgtttaaatttgtttatgaatacggccttTAATGTTCCtaatcttaataaaaaatattttctgtctatttcattaattttgctAATAAGTTTTCCGATTTAACGAAACTATAAGTTGTCAGGTTTGTACGTTATGTGCTGTCTAACGTAGAAGTGTCTTTTTGGTAtacaaatatgtaattaaaatatCGTTACCCGAAACGCAAAAAGCCCTAACTTATGTACATTTTActaattttacaggagaaggaaaaagatgatataataaaaaatattgaggtTTACAATGcgaatttcaaaaatacaaaaaaaaaaacggtccgacgaatgcaaaacaacgtatcatcaaacaattcgaaattgattttattattggttACCATAAACTACATCATATTGAAtgttgagtaattaattaataaatagtttttaccttattttacaTCGTatcttaatttgtttaaataaatttgttgcaattgaatattttttgcagtctttatgaccttttttagtttaaaaaagaaacataaacaatttaaaaatgtgtatataaattgcttttatataaaataaaaaaaaatatttttatttaagtttttatttttttgtataaaaatttatattgatgatacgttttttttgttttagaaaacaacaattcaagaaaacgtaagccacatagCATAAAGTGTActttgaaaaaactattttttttgtataaattataattCTAGTTTCAATGTAattaagatttgaaaattttgtttcaatatctcaagtagttttcatttcattctgttttttgcttctcctataaacttatgaaaaattatgttacgttattttgcatttttgatGACGATATGTGTAATATTTTAACAGTTTTGTTACTTAGGGCTTTATgcttacttttttctaaaaacaaaaccCTATAtacattacaaaattattaaatctaATGTTTTAATAGTATGtaagtgttttgttttttcaataacgctgattaatacattttaaataaaactattttaattaaaaattcacatTTATTAGGAAATtcagtatatttatattttataataaaggatattataaaatataaatattgtaatagATTTGCATTGAATATTATTGGTCTTATAGGCTGTATATATTacttggaataaaaataaataaattgaatgattcaataatgAATACATTATGCCTAagaattatttcataatgaatGCTTTTGCGGAAtggattaaatttaatttgattctTTCGAACCTTTGATCTGAACATTTCTCTAATAACAATTACCTTATctaatatacacatctgctcaaaataatagatacacctaattggaaaaaatttaaatggcggtaacattgaaaatttcctcgcaagcgttaagaatacatcatattattaaaatttctatctggcaatgtcatgtcagtcaaaaatctggcaactatttgctttcatgttgatttttaaaaacgaatttatttgaattacaaaaaattatttgctcataaaaatagatacacatcagtaatttgtaatttgtttatacctatacaattttttttttgtgcaattttttgttcctatttacgtgaaacagtaagtataatttaaattttataaaaaataggactcttttgaagaaaatgggacgaaatcatcattgtaccgaagatgagaaaaaaattgttcaaacgatgagaaatcaaggaaaatcattacgggaaatagcaaagagcataggaagatctttacattttgtccaaaatgctttatctaaaaaacaaaaaagagaaactcgcggtagaccaaagaaaaccagttcagaaacagataggcggatcgtccttatggttaaaaaagaccctttcatatcatcgaaagctatttctgcggagctatgtaacgaaatcagtccacaaacagttcgtcgtcgtcttttacaagctaaattgccgggaagaattgccagaaaagtgccactaatgcgccaaaaaaatatcaagacaagattagaatttgctaaagagcacttacaatggtccgggtgtgaaggcgaaaaaaaatggagaaatattttatggagcgacgaaacaaaaataaatttgtttggaaacgactgccaaagaaatgtacgccgaccaaaaggaaaagaattccacgttaaatttacaaaaaagacggtaaaacatggcgggggaaacataatggtttggggttgcttttcatggaatggtgttggtccgatattccgaatagaagataccatgaatgctagtgggtatagagacatattggaaaacgtaatgcttccatatgtatcggaaaatatgccattaatatggacattccagcaggacaacgacccaaaacatagttcaagattagttaaaaactggttcttggagaataacgtacctgttttaagctggcccagccaatcccatgatttaaacccaatagaaaacttgtggagtgaattaaagataaggctttcgaaggaagttttcaaaaataaagacgatttatgggagaaaacgcaaaaaatatggtacgagattccattggagaagtgtcagaacttgatatccagtatgcccagaagagtggagaaagttttacaaaacaaaggtggatatactggatactagctttactttaataataaactaatttttttaagataaaatttattagcttttgtttaataagaatttttaaaaatgtatctattattatgagcaccaaatttttcgaaatttaagaaatttaatttactttataatatttattattaattatgaaatattttgtttttgttttttactctccttttaactataaataaaaatcgactgaattttttttataattttacaatataccattattttttttcatttttaaaaaataaattttggtgtatctattattttgagcagatgtgtatattagAATTACAATAAACTCACCCTTTcttaatttgaaattgttttgttacctaaatttttattacaatgatTCATAAACTAATGAGAAGAAATAATACTCTCACGAGAGATGCCAAGTCAATAATAAGCATACGTCTAATAATAATTCAATGATTTCCCATTAATATTCAACTAacgaatttgaataaaaaatatttaagtcgaataccaacaaaacaacttatgtacatacatacaaacactcGTACATAAAAAGAGAAACGGAACAAGTAAATGTTGTCATTTTATACTATTGATTTGATAGAAGGTGGTGTCGGTTGTATACCTTAACAGccgtttaaaaatattaatacatattAACTTAGGTTGACATCATTTCATAGTTATAATaagagttaaaataaaaaacagaagtCATTAATAATCTgggaataattataaattttattaagccatttaatttttcttcgtAAATTTCCTCAAACATTTTACTCTTCATTTACATTCCTTCTATGTAAACATCATCTTCATCGTTTTCAAAATCACTTGTTTCCAAAGACACAATGCTATCACTTTGTTGATCATAATTTGATTGTAGACGTTCCAGTAAGTCAGTTGATACAATTGCAAAATCTTCCCACATTTGGGGTAAAGAGTCATTGTTAGTgttctttagaattttttctTCATCTAAATATTCAGCCAATATATCACTTAATTCATCTAACGTAGCCTCTGAACATACGTCTTCTATGTGGGGAGTGTCaataaataaattccaaaatgcTTGAGATATAATGGTGGCTAAAAACCAGTCTGCTTGGTGCTGCAAAGCATCACGCAATAACTCCAATAAAATTTCTGGACCTTTAAGTTGTATCAATGGTAAACGATTCTCCATATCACCCAATAGATTAACCAATATTCCAATTGTGCAAGCTTTGAGGTCATATAAGTGTCGTGTTGCAGCATTGCTAAGAATTTTAACAACAAGTTTAAGTCCCTTAGATTTGCAAAATGATTTCCTAGCCTTTTCGTTTCGAGTCAGGTTGCCCAAAACACGAGTAATTTCGGTCTGTGTAATTTCTTCGCGATTCGTTTTTAGTATTGAACACAACTGAGACGCCAAATGGGGCAAAATAGATTGTAGACTCCCTTTGGATTCAATAACATGAGCTGGTGTTGACGTAATTTTGTCCTGGTAGAAACAGAGATTATGTAATGCTCCCAAAGTGGCATGAGTAAGTTCTTGCAACTcttgtttctaaaaaaaaatacaaagcagATTAGGTTTCTGTAATATAAACACGGCACCAACTTACCATTTTAATGCCTTTGATTTGTTGCGATGCTTTAAGTAATACCATTAGTATATTACCCAATGACTGAGCATTTCCTAGACCAAAACCAACTTCAGAATTAACACTCATATTCGCTAGGACTCttatcaatttaattaaaacatcaACTACGGTATCGCCCATTGAGTTGTGTAGCGTTAAGGGTTCATTAGAATAGATTTCCAggatatttaataaatactcCATGGCCACGTCATTGTGATAAAacttgaattaaaattaaataaaacgtaTATGCATTATCAAGTATACCGATTATATTATACGATATTACCTGTAATCTGGCATTGTCATACTTGGCCATAATATTACCCAAAATGTAGCCCAAACGACTTATCAATGACAGGAGTTTTTCAGCCTGATTACTTTTAAAGTTTGCGCAACATGGACCCAAAAGCATACCAATGCGTCCagcaaaatttgttaaaatgtgACAGCAGTCTGGGTCTTCTGAAAGAACACTAAAAATACGCTAAGATTAGATTTGTTAAAAGTACACAATATCAAGTAGGAattctttgtttaaataattaccTCAGGGTTCTAACTATATTGGCTTGTACTTCTACTTCACCTATGGTCACCTCGGCAGCTCTAACTAAATGAGGGCAAGCCAATTCAAGTTGTATGTTCGTTGTATTAAAGTTTTGATTTGGATTTTCCAACTGCTCAATCGAAGAAGAAATTTGCCTAACATCCGCTAATGCTCTCATTGCGGCCGATAACTGATATAAAGAATGTAAAGGTGGTCCATTTAATTTTTGCGTTGCCCCTGCTTCGTTCAATATTTGCAAATGTAATATCATCAATTGTACTGCACCATGGTGTGACAAACGTACTACCAGAGCATCTTGCTttgacaatttttcaacaaattctTTTTGATGTCTATCAGTTTGTATATTATGAGTTTCTCCCAAATTGGGAGCAGTACTGGGTTTACGTGGCAATTCAAATTGTTCAGACCAATTGCGATTTAAGTCTTTTATGGTGGTAAGTTCGGCTCTTTCTTGCACTGTGCTGCAGGTGAGAAAACGAATAGAACCGTAGCCATAAATGCAAGCTTCCGGATCTTCCAAGGGACTAGCACGTCCTAAGCCATCAATAAGCAATTCCAATAGATCGCTATcgtaaaataaataatcatttTGTTCGTTGCGTGCAACTTTAAAAATGAGTTTACATGCTCCTGTTAAGTTACTACCAGAGACACGTAACTGCAAACAATTGAAATACAAAGATATTAATGATAATATTCtttaaatctaatttaaaatttaccgcAAGAACAACTCTGGCCACGGCAAGCAAAATTTTAGCCGATGATGATTCCACTAATCCATAAAGGCCTCCTAGTATGAAAGCCTTCTTAAAATGCTTTTCATTTTTACGCACTCGATTGTACAATTCggttaaaatctaaaattgtttaaatatttataaaatgggCTTCTTTTTTACACAActgtgtaaataattttaccGAATTAATATGACTAGCTGTCTCCTCAGTACACTCTTTCAGTCCTGCATGTTCTTTTAACATATCTATAAGTTTTTCCGTAGATGATTGTCCTAACAAATCATTGCTTCGTGTAAGAATCTTTCTTGTTGTCAAAAGGTTAATGGCACAATTATCTTTCGGAATTGATCCCATTAAATTCAACGATTCACTTTGTTTTGTAGATGTTTCTTTATAAGCTGTTTTTGCTCTTTCTTTGATGTGtttaacattttctaaattgtATGTATGACCAATACGAAGTGAGTTTGATAACAAAtgacaatataaataaaaaagtaaaaaaaatgttatgtagggtgaatttttgttttgttacctTTTACATTCATGGAAACTCCTTTTATTTCTAGAGCGGGTAATTTGCGTACCAATTGTgattttgtttgcatttgaagtgaattatttgatttaacgCCCAATGTATTGCCATTGTTGTTACTTTCATAGCTATCAAAACGCGATTCCAGAGATTGAGAGCGGCGTGACGAAGTGGTGTGATTAGCTTCGTCTACACTATAACCGCCAATCTCTCTATTAAGAGATAATTGTTTTGGAGTGGCTAATTTCCTTTCTCGTTCCTCTGTTGCTGGTAACGGTTCCAATGAGGGAGTTTTGGGTGTAGAGCCACGAGAGTCTACATTTTGCAAATAACGCAAACTGTAATTATGAATAATATATTATTGTAAAGTATTGctatgaaatattaaatttacgtACGAAAAAGCACTAGGGGGTCTTCCTGGTAAAGTAACTTTTCCATATAAAACTCTGCCTGGTTCTCTTGGCGTTATGGGACGCCTAGTACTAACAACTCTAACACCACCAACTACAAATGTAAATGACAAAAGTTTAATAAGTTATCATAAAAcgttaaatttatttgtgaaactCATACCACTTGCTGCTTGATTGAGATTTGCTGTATTATTTGATGGAGCCACATCACTTAAAAAGGTTTTCGCTTCACTTATCATTTCAGCCGAAGTTCTTCGTCTACTTAAACCCACCAAAGTATGCTCCAATTGTGGGAGTTGTATATTTTGAGGATTTTGATGTGTATAACGATATTTTCCTATATTTTTGGAATCATTTTTAGATTCCAtggtttattttttgcttcactacaatagtttttttttcaacaaataattaattaaatttcagaaatattattgattgtattttatttttttatatgtatatgtatgcaatttttctattatttgagaTCTTTTCACTTTGATAGctacatttgaaatattttaacgtaACATAGGAAATTTACATAGAGGTCTTTAATTTGACTTATATTGGACACCATAACAACCGCTCTTTGCGGTaaccatacaaaaaaaaaaaaaactcactcaTATGGTCGGCAGGATAATTGACTTTAGGTATCCACAATATTTTACACTATTGAATATGTAATACAAATTGTGCATAGTTCAACCAAATACAGTGGTTcgttttttttacatacatatattgttagtttttttccaagttttGCAACCGATTTGAAACGGTTAAAATGGTAAcgctaattttaattatttcggtaatgtattttattatatttaaaactttcattaattattgaaattaaaaattggtatttttatttataatttaaattatttatagactATCGGTATTTAGAGGTAACGATATTTGCGATTATATgtgtaacggtaattgcagttatttcggtaacggtaggtTTGTTTTTTCAGTGCATTATCTTTTTTAAGAAGCAATATTTCAAAACCACCACTGTGTTATTTTCCTTTAAGTGTTTTCATTTTGCCTTTTTATTGTTTGACTCAATCGCCCTAAACCGCTTAGAAAAAATCAATAGATTTAAATTACTCTCTACTCCACACGAGCAACAAATATTCCAGTTAAGCGCTCAAAAGCTACATTTGtatttacatactttttttattctattgtaACACGAAGGAAACACGCTAAATAATAgtttaatagaattatttttACACTCATTTCAATTTACTGTTGTTTAGATGGCTTTTCGTAAACAATACCACCACTTTACTTGAAATATTTCCTATTTATCAACCACTAGTATTACATCAGTAACAAAAATACGTTTAAGGAAACAATACTCTACCTAAGGACAAGGACAAACAGTggtcaaataatttgttttattttaattggatatacatataaatttaattcaaaataatccaattaaattaaattgttaccattataatttattatattttcatacGGTCTGATACGGAACTTGAAAAGTTTAGCATCGTGCATGTTTCATTTACagaataaagaattttaatttgaataatgatAAGCCCAAGTAGTCAAATACTAGCAAATGTAGATAGAAGTGTTAGTGGTTTTGAAGAATTAAATGTATTTCAATTATTGCGCACGGAAATAGTTAAATTGCAATTGTCAGAACAACTACGACAACAAACATATCCTCCCCATTATTCGTAAGTGgaatcattaaatatttataactctCTTAAGGAGCTCTATAAGGATATTTTTATGATTGTAaactgaaaaacaataaaacatttaaatgtacACATTTCACAATGCACACAATGCTTGTCGCTTAACAACAGACATGCAAATatgtttgtacatacatatgcataccataaaattaaataaaattgtaaattttatccATAAATATGGTCacgtttaaaatgctatttaaaTTTGCAATGAGTACAGTTGGCGTATAAAATACTAATActaaatttgaaatgttttatatgtttttttaggTCTTCAATATTGAGTGAAGTACAAAAACAAGGCAGCACAAAACTTCCTTCAAATAAATCTGTATTAGTATTGGGTGATAATGCCACCGGTAAAACTACATTGGTGGCTAAATTGCAGGGTGTGGAAAATCCTAAAAAAGGTTCCGGTCTAGAATATGCCTACATAGATGTTAAAGATGAATACAGAGATGGTGAGTATACATATACCTACGGACATCTCGCTCACTTAGTTTAGTGCAAGACTTTTTTCTgacataatattgttaaaaatatggAATATGGTTTCTAACGGTCTTGTACAAAATAagtggaattttttaattttataaatttttgaaataattattttagatATGACGCGTTTAAGTGTTTGGGTCTTAGATGGTGATCCAGGccataaaaatttattgcattttGCTTTAAATGAAACCAATTATGCACACACATTGGTTATACTCACAGTATCTATGACTCAACCATGGTATTGGTTGGAACAACTCAACCATTGGATAAAGGTTCTATCTGATCATATTGAAACTTTGAAATTAGAACCTGAAGAGAAACAAGAAGCCCGCCAGCGTTTAATAACATCTTGGCAAAGTTATTGTGAAGTTGGAGATGATTTAGATCCTGGTTCGCCGGTAAAACGCACGATGAGAAATAATTCCATAGATGATGATGATTTGTTACCGCTTA belongs to Calliphora vicina chromosome 4, idCalVici1.1, whole genome shotgun sequence and includes:
- the LOC135956520 gene encoding LOW QUALITY PROTEIN: armadillo repeat-containing protein 2 (The sequence of the model RefSeq protein was modified relative to this genomic sequence to represent the inferred CDS: substituted 2 bases at 2 genomic stop codons); protein product: MESKNDSKNIGKYRYTHQNPQNIQLPQLEHTLVGLSRRRTSAEMISEAKTFLSDVAPSNNTANLNQAASGMSFTNKFNVLXXLIKLLSFTFVVGGVRVVSTRRPITPREPGRVLYGKVTLPGRPPSAFSLRYLQNVDSRGSTPKTPSLEPLPATEERERKLATPKQLSLNREIGGYSVDEANHTTSSRRSQSLESRFDSYESNNNGNTLGVKSNNSLQMQTKSQLVRKLPALEIKGVSMNVKENVKHIKERAKTAYKETSTKQSESLNLMGSIPKDNCAINLLTTRKILTRSNDLLGQSSTEKLIDMLKEHAGLKECTEETASHINSILTELYNRVRKNEKHFKKAFILGGLYGLVESSSAKILLAVARVVLALRVSGSNLTGACKLIFKVARNEQNDYLFYDSDLLELLIDGLGRASPLEDPEACIYGYGSIRFLTCSTVQERAELTTIKDLNRNWSEQFELPRKPSTAPNLGETHNIQTDRHQKEFVEKLSKQDALVVRLSHHGAVQLMILHLQILNEAGATQKLNGPPLHSLYQLSAAMRALADVRQISSSIEQLENPNQNFNTTNIQLELACPHLVRAAEVTIGEVEVQANIVRTLSVLSEDPDCCHILTNFAGRIGMLLGPCCANFKSNQAEKLLSLISRLGYILGNIMAKYDNARLQFYHNDVAMEYLLNILEIYSNEPLTLHNSMGDTVVDVLIKLIRVLANMSVNSEVGFGLGNAQSLGNILMVLLKASQQIKGIKMKQELQELTHATLGALHNLCFYQDKITSTPAHVIESKGSLQSILPHLASQLCSILKTNREEITQTEITRVLGNLTRNEKARKSFCKSKGLKLVVKILSNAATRHLYDLKACTIGILVNLLGDMENRLPLIQLKGPEILLELLRDALQHQADWFLATIISQAFWNLFIDTPHIEDVCSEATLDELSDILAEYLDEEKILKNTNNDSLPQMWEDFAIVSTDLLERLQSNYDQQSDSIVSLETSDFENDEDDVYIEGM